The following coding sequences are from one Bradyrhizobium sp. WSM471 window:
- a CDS encoding UTP--glucose-1-phosphate uridylyltransferase, with translation MKIRKAVFPVAGLGTRVLPATKAMPKEMLTIVDKPLIQYVYDEAREAGIEHFIFVTGRNKSVIEDHFDRMFELDATLAARGKKTEQDVLAQNQPEAGAVSFTRQQAPLGLGHAVWCARDIVGNEPFAVVLPDELVLNSPGCLKQMIDTASKLGEKSNVIAVEPVPDHLTHQYGICGVGKRTGKMFEVDGMVEKPAKGTAPSNLSITGRYILQPEIFKILETQERGAGGEIQLTDAMIGLARSQKFYGVEFEGERHDCGSKPGFLRANIAYGLKRPELRDGLIAEMKKYLGQ, from the coding sequence ATGAAAATCCGCAAAGCCGTATTTCCCGTTGCCGGCCTCGGCACCCGTGTCCTGCCCGCCACCAAGGCGATGCCGAAGGAAATGCTGACGATCGTCGACAAGCCGCTGATCCAGTACGTCTATGACGAGGCCAGGGAAGCCGGCATCGAGCACTTCATCTTCGTCACCGGCCGCAACAAAAGCGTCATCGAAGATCATTTCGACCGGATGTTCGAGCTCGATGCGACGCTGGCCGCGCGCGGCAAGAAGACCGAGCAGGACGTTCTAGCGCAGAACCAGCCCGAAGCCGGCGCCGTCAGCTTCACCCGCCAGCAGGCGCCGCTCGGCCTCGGTCACGCGGTCTGGTGCGCGCGCGACATCGTCGGCAACGAACCGTTCGCGGTCGTGCTGCCCGACGAACTCGTGCTCAATTCGCCCGGCTGCCTGAAGCAGATGATCGACACCGCCAGCAAGCTCGGGGAAAAATCCAACGTCATCGCGGTCGAGCCGGTGCCCGATCATCTGACCCATCAATACGGCATCTGCGGCGTCGGCAAACGCACCGGCAAGATGTTCGAGGTCGACGGCATGGTCGAGAAGCCGGCCAAGGGCACCGCGCCATCCAACCTCTCGATCACCGGCCGCTACATCCTGCAGCCGGAGATCTTCAAGATCCTGGAGACCCAGGAGCGCGGCGCCGGCGGCGAGATCCAGCTCACCGACGCCATGATCGGCCTCGCCAGATCGCAAAAATTTTACGGCGTCGAGTTCGAGGGCGAGCGCCACGATTGCGGCTCCAAGCCCGGCTTCCTCCGCGCCAACATCGCCTACGGCCTGAAGCGGCCGGAACTGCGTGACGGGCTCATTGCGGAAATGAAGAAGTATTTGGGGCAGTAG